The following are from one region of the Salicibibacter kimchii genome:
- the trhA gene encoding PAQR family membrane homeostasis protein TrhA, with amino-acid sequence MLDHSHIFTKKEEIANAVTHGIGSLLSIAALVLLIVYATHIGTPLHIVSVSIFGATMLLLYVCSTLVHSLPKGKAKNLFEILDHSSIYLFIAGTYTPILLHALEGAISWALFGIIWGLAITGIVFKVFFVKSFRVLSTLLYIVMGWIIVIAWRPLAAVVPTEGLVLLIIGGVFYTTGAFLYLWARFPYHHAIWHLFVIAGSAAHFFAILFYVIPL; translated from the coding sequence TTGCTTGATCATTCCCATATTTTCACTAAAAAAGAAGAGATAGCAAACGCGGTCACCCATGGGATCGGAAGTCTCTTAAGCATCGCTGCACTTGTGCTGTTAATTGTATACGCGACACACATCGGCACCCCTTTACACATCGTCAGTGTTTCCATTTTCGGCGCCACGATGTTATTGCTCTATGTATGCTCTACGCTCGTGCATAGTCTTCCGAAAGGGAAAGCAAAAAACCTATTTGAAATACTCGATCATTCCTCGATCTACTTGTTTATTGCCGGAACGTATACCCCTATCCTTCTCCATGCACTGGAAGGGGCCATAAGTTGGGCGTTGTTTGGCATAATATGGGGACTTGCAATCACAGGTATTGTATTTAAAGTTTTTTTTGTTAAAAGCTTTCGAGTGTTGTCAACGCTCCTTTATATTGTGATGGGCTGGATTATTGTTATTGCGTGGAGACCCCTTGCTGCTGTAGTTCCAACCGAAGGATTGGTGTTACTCATCATTGGGGGTGTTTTCTACACGACAGGCGCATTTTTATATCTGTGGGCTCGTTTCCCTTATCATCACGCCATCTGGCACCTATTTGTAATTGCCGGGTCAGCTGCCCACTTTTTCGCGATCCTTTTTTATGTTATTCCCCTTTGA
- a CDS encoding CBO0543 family protein — protein MQEDQQQQLEILRSANQQLTQMQMDYWQSFSHPGTWQFWFEVGIIVIPLVVLFFAIDRSKAFLLGFFGFNYHAWFLYADRIMIEFGLWDYPYQFVPFLPSFGVDASFVPVLFMLLYQWTLKNNKNVYLYGLLLSAILGFVFGPILMAMDFFRPFYGINLFHLFVFYYLLFIISMIFTNIFIWLKKNA, from the coding sequence ATGCAGGAAGATCAACAACAACAATTAGAGATCTTACGGTCCGCCAATCAACAATTAACTCAAATGCAAATGGACTATTGGCAGTCCTTCTCACATCCGGGCACATGGCAGTTTTGGTTTGAAGTTGGCATTATTGTTATTCCTTTGGTGGTGCTGTTTTTTGCAATCGACCGCAGTAAAGCCTTTTTACTTGGGTTTTTTGGATTTAATTATCACGCATGGTTCCTGTATGCAGATCGGATCATGATCGAATTCGGCTTATGGGATTATCCTTATCAATTTGTCCCATTCCTACCCAGTTTTGGGGTGGATGCTTCCTTCGTTCCGGTCCTGTTTATGTTGCTCTACCAATGGACGTTGAAAAATAATAAAAATGTTTATCTTTATGGCCTATTGCTATCAGCGATTCTTGGATTTGTGTTCGGACCTATTTTGATGGCAATGGATTTTTTCCGTCCATTTTATGGGATCAACCTTTTCCATCTGTTTGTTTTTTATTATCTGCTGTTTATTATCTCTATGATCTTTACAAACATATTTATTTGGCTGAAGAAAAACGCGTAA
- a CDS encoding flagellin, giving the protein MIINNNLSAMNAHRQLGVNQNNMENSMEKLSSGEQINRAGDDAAGLAISEKMRAQIRGLDQASNNAQDGISLIQTAEGALDESHQILQRMRELSVQSANDTNEQVDREALQNEFDALAEEIDRISNDTEFNNHNLLDGSFQDQKFQIGANEGQEISVSIGEMSAIELEVGQEATGTTTIDGLEITNESGESFDIAYQAATGENESTSASYDNGTITVTLGTDDSEDVDTTLGEIASEIGSVSELDIEASAVDNSGTTVSSIDDVEGGTVSASEVEGISIASNSDASSAIDTINEAINDVSTQRSELGAVQNRLEHTIANLDNASENLQAAESRIRDVDMAQEMMEFTQSNILSQASQSMLAQANQLPQNVLQLLQ; this is encoded by the coding sequence ATGATTATCAACAACAACCTAAGCGCGATGAATGCACATCGCCAATTAGGCGTCAACCAGAACAACATGGAAAATTCCATGGAGAAGTTGTCTTCCGGTGAGCAAATCAACCGCGCGGGAGATGACGCGGCAGGACTCGCAATCTCGGAAAAAATGCGCGCGCAAATCCGTGGATTGGACCAAGCGAGCAACAACGCGCAAGACGGGATTTCTTTGATACAGACAGCTGAGGGCGCGTTGGATGAATCGCACCAGATTTTGCAGCGTATGCGGGAACTATCAGTACAAAGTGCAAATGATACGAACGAGCAAGTAGATCGAGAAGCACTTCAAAATGAATTTGATGCATTAGCTGAAGAAATTGATCGTATTTCCAATGACACGGAATTCAATAATCATAATCTCCTAGATGGTAGCTTCCAAGACCAAAAGTTTCAGATTGGAGCTAATGAAGGACAAGAAATTTCCGTATCTATTGGCGAGATGAGTGCAATTGAATTAGAGGTTGGACAAGAAGCAACTGGAACAACTACAATAGATGGCCTTGAAATTACAAATGAATCTGGAGAGTCTTTTGACATTGCATATCAGGCAGCAACCGGCGAAAATGAGTCTACTAGTGCATCATATGATAATGGTACAATCACTGTTACTTTAGGTACTGATGATAGCGAAGATGTCGACACAACATTAGGCGAAATTGCTAGTGAAATTGGGAGCGTAAGTGAACTAGACATTGAAGCATCAGCGGTTGACAATTCTGGCACTACTGTGAGTAGTATAGACGACGTAGAGGGTGGCACAGTTTCTGCATCGGAAGTAGAAGGCATTAGTATCGCTTCGAACAGTGATGCGTCAAGTGCAATTGACACGATCAATGAGGCTATAAATGATGTTTCTACCCAACGCTCAGAACTCGGTGCCGTTCAAAATCGCCTTGAGCACACGATCGCGAACTTGGACAACGCTTCTGAAAATCTACAAGCAGCAGAATCTCGTATTCGAGATGTTGATATGGCTCAGGAGATGATGGAATTCACACAAAGCAACATCCTTTCCCAAGCCTCTCAATCCATGCTCGCACAAGCCAACCAATTGCCGCAAAACGTCCTTCAGTTGCTACAATAA
- a CDS encoding carbon storage regulator — MALVLTRSLDQSIIINDNIRIRLVLDIGNQYRIAIDAPQSVKINREEVLTEEELESVERNIKGDTVS; from the coding sequence ATGGCCCTTGTTCTAACAAGAAGCCTGGATCAGAGCATTATTATTAATGACAATATTCGGATCCGTCTCGTTTTGGATATCGGCAATCAATACCGAATTGCGATCGATGCACCACAGAGTGTCAAAATCAATAGAGAAGAGGTTTTGACAGAAGAAGAGCTGGAAAGCGTCGAGCGCAACATTAAAGGCGATACAGTCTCCTGA
- a CDS encoding cell wall hydrolase, whose protein sequence is MKRLKIAILSLALCFVFADVSMANAHIHTVNEGESLWSIGSDYGVAPEDIQELNGKPDETLHVGEKLELPSSLAATSEEKDLLSRLIHAEAKGEPYEGKVAVGAVILNRVADDQFPDSIHEVIHEVSPSGHYQFSPVLDGTIHEPADEESKEAAREALTTDGEGHEALFFYNPETADNHWNATQEELKVIGNHVFSR, encoded by the coding sequence ATGAAACGATTAAAAATCGCGATTCTTTCCTTGGCTTTATGCTTCGTCTTTGCGGACGTTTCCATGGCCAATGCTCATATACACACGGTTAATGAAGGTGAATCACTTTGGTCGATAGGTTCGGACTATGGCGTAGCACCTGAGGATATTCAAGAATTAAACGGAAAACCTGATGAAACCCTTCATGTAGGTGAGAAATTGGAACTTCCATCTTCGTTAGCGGCCACGTCTGAGGAGAAAGATCTTCTCTCTCGTCTCATTCACGCAGAAGCGAAAGGCGAGCCCTACGAAGGAAAAGTAGCCGTTGGAGCGGTCATCCTCAACCGTGTCGCCGATGATCAGTTCCCGGATTCCATTCATGAGGTGATTCATGAAGTTTCCCCGAGCGGGCATTATCAATTTAGCCCTGTGCTTGACGGAACAATTCATGAACCGGCAGACGAAGAGTCTAAAGAAGCGGCCCGTGAAGCGTTGACAACAGACGGAGAAGGACATGAAGCCCTGTTTTTCTACAATCCTGAAACAGCGGACAATCATTGGAACGCCACGCAAGAAGAGCTAAAAGTCATTGGCAATCACGTCTTTTCGCGTTAA
- a CDS encoding cell wall hydrolase encodes MKRLKLAALPLAVFFAFTGVSEANANTHDVNEGESLWSIGIDYGVATEDIKAENGKSEDAINPGEQLEIPESSVSPEEEELLARIIHAEAKGESFDGKVGVGTVVLNRVTADQFPDSVHGVVYDIEGGSYQFSPVLDGTIDQPADEESKQAAREAIVFDGQGQGSTYFYNPAKASNHWNATRENTITIGDHVFAR; translated from the coding sequence ATGAAACGATTAAAATTGGCGGCTTTGCCGCTTGCCGTATTTTTTGCTTTTACGGGTGTTTCAGAAGCCAATGCAAATACACATGACGTCAACGAAGGCGAATCGCTTTGGTCGATCGGGATTGATTACGGTGTCGCGACCGAGGACATTAAAGCCGAGAATGGAAAGTCTGAAGATGCGATTAACCCCGGGGAACAACTGGAGATTCCGGAATCCTCCGTCTCCCCCGAAGAAGAGGAGTTACTAGCCCGCATCATTCACGCCGAGGCGAAAGGCGAGTCCTTTGATGGAAAAGTAGGCGTCGGAACCGTTGTGCTTAACCGCGTAACCGCTGATCAATTTCCGGATTCCGTCCATGGGGTCGTATACGACATTGAAGGCGGGAGTTACCAGTTTAGCCCTGTCCTTGACGGAACGATCGATCAACCGGCTGACGAAGAATCGAAACAAGCCGCCCGCGAAGCGATCGTCTTTGACGGACAAGGTCAAGGCTCCACTTACTTTTACAACCCAGCAAAAGCGTCCAACCATTGGAATGCAACGAGGGAAAACACAATCACAATCGGGGATCACGTCTTTGCACGTTAA
- a CDS encoding GerMN domain-containing protein has translation MKRPLIFAVTAAMALTLSACSDAEDDSADDNGQEVPAETDEGTDDDSENGEESVEEPENGDNGAEGTSDDDNGTENGTEDEGTEEDGTEGTDEDGTATEEVDLLFFDEEAMNMYRESRTVTADSSEELPVAAVEEWLNGPESDELTAILADEGVEVQYVEDQNGTAHISFSPEVTNANFGSSAEVGFLDQVAHIMAQFGYDSTQFLLDGEIEESLFGHSDTSEPYTPDDDLEHYDEIDG, from the coding sequence ATGAAACGACCGCTCATCTTTGCTGTTACCGCCGCCATGGCGTTAACGTTGAGTGCATGCAGCGATGCAGAAGACGATTCAGCAGACGACAACGGCCAAGAAGTTCCTGCAGAAACAGACGAGGGAACAGATGATGATTCAGAAAACGGAGAAGAATCGGTAGAAGAACCCGAAAATGGAGATAACGGCGCTGAAGGGACTTCGGATGACGACAACGGGACTGAGAATGGAACAGAGGATGAAGGAACCGAAGAAGATGGAACGGAAGGGACAGATGAAGACGGCACAGCCACAGAAGAAGTCGATCTTCTTTTCTTCGATGAAGAAGCGATGAACATGTATCGGGAATCCCGAACAGTGACCGCTGATTCCTCGGAAGAATTGCCTGTTGCCGCGGTGGAAGAATGGTTAAACGGGCCGGAAAGTGACGAATTGACGGCCATCCTCGCCGATGAGGGTGTGGAAGTCCAATACGTCGAAGATCAAAATGGCACCGCGCACATATCGTTCTCTCCGGAAGTCACCAATGCCAACTTCGGTTCATCAGCGGAAGTAGGTTTCTTAGACCAGGTAGCCCACATCATGGCTCAGTTTGGCTATGACTCAACCCAATTTCTCCTCGATGGAGAAATAGAGGAGTCCCTGTTCGGCCACTCGGATACTTCGGAACCTTACACTCCGGATGATGACCTTGAACATTATGATGAAATAGATGGATAA
- a CDS encoding RNA polymerase sigma factor SigX: MADHTFDRLYEQYHQSIYQFIYYMVRDRNVAEELVQDVYIKVLGSYKNFDGKSNEKTWLFSIAKHLAIDYIRKENRQKRKWFGTIVSNEKIDAHDPAPLPEEIAVEKDEVRAVYEALGTCSLAYRQVLILRFIQSLSVKETAESLGWSESKVKTTQHRAIQQLRMILNTDEREEGNFETQSSRRRDRT; encoded by the coding sequence GTGGCTGACCATACGTTTGACCGCCTCTATGAGCAATACCACCAATCCATATACCAATTTATTTATTATATGGTTCGGGATCGAAATGTAGCCGAAGAACTTGTGCAAGATGTCTATATAAAAGTTTTAGGTTCGTATAAAAATTTTGACGGAAAGAGCAACGAAAAGACTTGGTTATTTTCCATAGCGAAACATTTGGCGATCGATTATATCCGAAAAGAAAACCGACAAAAAAGAAAATGGTTTGGTACGATCGTTTCGAACGAAAAAATCGACGCGCATGATCCTGCTCCTTTGCCCGAGGAAATTGCGGTAGAGAAGGATGAAGTTCGGGCCGTTTATGAAGCTTTGGGTACTTGTTCACTTGCTTATCGCCAAGTGCTTATTCTTCGTTTTATCCAGTCACTATCCGTCAAAGAGACGGCGGAATCACTAGGGTGGTCCGAGAGCAAAGTGAAAACAACGCAACACCGGGCCATTCAACAACTTAGAATGATTTTGAATACAGATGAAAGGGAGGAGGGGAACTTTGAGACGCAATCATCACGAAGACGAGATCGAACGTAA
- a CDS encoding S8 family peptidase: MFHLSTVKIARAYGPLIDTHLRHALIGAIKPLQFTPCFLQNMTDNWIRSIKTFPVLIKFKRGSDCYRNGSAVFQHIADSHFRCKVQQSFPRFSYQSGTLTARALEKLCNNCDDIEKVYLNRSMSALLNTATETTRSTYLQESDITGDGATIAILDTGVHPSEDFTEPENRIVAFKDFINDRTEPYDDNGHGTHCAGDAAGNGYLSDGKYVAPAPNANIVGVKVLNKTGAGPLSNIIAGIDWCLENKEAYNIDILSLSLGSPASEPADDDPIVEAVNQAWDEGIVVVAAAGNEGPSSSTIASPGISPQIITVGALDDQNTPERADDTVASFSSRGPTIDGETKPDVLAPGVDVVAVRSPQSFLDKITKPSRVDEHYTSMSGTSMATPIVAGICAQLLELNSDWEPDDIKTRLLEGAEDMGLDENTQGAGSVDAMESASDFV; encoded by the coding sequence ATGTTTCATTTATCTACCGTAAAGATTGCCCGTGCATATGGACCTTTGATAGACACTCATCTTAGGCACGCGTTAATCGGGGCAATCAAACCGCTACAATTCACCCCATGCTTCCTGCAAAATATGACCGATAACTGGATTCGCAGCATAAAAACTTTCCCGGTCCTCATCAAATTCAAGCGAGGATCAGACTGTTACCGAAACGGTAGCGCCGTATTCCAACACATCGCTGATTCCCATTTCCGTTGTAAGGTACAGCAATCGTTCCCGCGCTTTTCCTACCAAAGCGGTACGTTAACAGCTCGAGCGCTCGAAAAGCTATGTAATAACTGTGATGATATAGAAAAAGTGTATTTAAATCGTTCAATGAGCGCATTGCTCAATACCGCCACGGAAACGACTCGTTCCACCTATCTACAAGAAAGCGACATCACGGGTGATGGGGCAACGATCGCGATCCTTGATACGGGCGTGCATCCCAGTGAAGATTTTACCGAACCCGAGAATCGCATCGTGGCTTTTAAAGATTTCATCAACGATCGTACCGAGCCGTACGATGACAATGGTCACGGTACGCATTGCGCCGGTGACGCCGCCGGAAATGGATATTTATCCGACGGCAAATACGTAGCGCCGGCGCCGAATGCGAATATTGTTGGTGTCAAAGTGCTTAACAAAACAGGGGCCGGCCCGTTATCAAACATCATCGCCGGCATTGACTGGTGTCTGGAAAATAAAGAAGCATACAACATTGATATTCTATCCCTTTCATTGGGCAGTCCGGCCTCTGAACCTGCCGATGATGACCCGATCGTAGAGGCGGTAAACCAAGCTTGGGACGAAGGGATCGTTGTTGTAGCGGCCGCCGGGAACGAAGGACCGAGTTCCAGCACCATTGCTTCCCCCGGTATTAGCCCACAGATCATTACCGTAGGTGCCCTCGACGATCAAAATACGCCGGAACGAGCCGATGACACGGTTGCTTCATTTTCCAGCCGCGGGCCGACAATCGATGGGGAAACTAAACCTGACGTCCTCGCGCCGGGCGTCGATGTGGTTGCCGTTCGTTCTCCGCAGTCGTTTCTCGATAAAATAACAAAACCCAGCCGGGTCGATGAGCATTACACTTCCATGTCCGGTACGTCGATGGCTACGCCGATCGTTGCCGGCATCTGTGCCCAACTGTTGGAATTAAACAGCGACTGGGAACCGGACGATATTAAAACAAGATTGCTCGAAGGTGCTGAAGATATGGGGCTTGACGAAAACACACAAGGCGCAGGCTCCGTAGATGCAATGGAAAGCGCGTCTGATTTTGTATAG
- a CDS encoding rhomboid family intramembrane serine protease, translating into MFVRNESFYSFTRNYPVITTLISIHLLLFLIVTLGQWGIFPPGLFVEYYFLGFNAAIAAGEWWRLFTPILLHLGLQHVLFNSFALFLFGPALEQMLGKGKFVAFYFLTGVTANVATFLLEDLSYRHVGASGAIYGLLGLYVYMMVFRKELIDPQSRQIVTIILFIGIIMTFLMPGINILAHLIGALSGAVFASAFLKNARPFVPYQRFRPPKDDDGSPQFDPNRWNKRRGPRINGSLIANTLGIVFIILVIAGVLANLLF; encoded by the coding sequence ATGTTCGTCCGTAATGAATCATTTTATTCGTTCACGCGTAATTATCCGGTTATTACGACATTGATCAGCATCCATCTTCTTTTGTTTCTCATTGTAACCCTTGGTCAGTGGGGGATCTTTCCTCCCGGTCTATTTGTTGAATATTACTTCCTCGGTTTTAACGCAGCGATCGCCGCCGGCGAGTGGTGGCGACTGTTTACACCGATCCTTTTGCATCTCGGGCTCCAACATGTGTTGTTTAATTCATTTGCCCTTTTTTTGTTCGGGCCCGCGCTAGAACAGATGCTGGGAAAAGGAAAGTTTGTTGCTTTTTATTTTCTGACAGGGGTTACGGCGAACGTTGCCACGTTTCTGTTGGAAGATCTCTCTTATCGCCATGTCGGTGCTTCCGGTGCCATTTACGGGTTGCTCGGATTATATGTTTATATGATGGTGTTTCGTAAAGAACTCATCGACCCCCAAAGCCGGCAAATCGTTACGATTATTCTCTTCATCGGTATTATCATGACGTTTCTAATGCCCGGCATCAACATTTTGGCTCACCTTATCGGTGCATTATCCGGAGCAGTGTTCGCTTCGGCGTTCTTAAAAAACGCCAGGCCGTTCGTTCCTTATCAACGGTTCAGACCGCCGAAAGATGACGACGGTTCACCTCAATTTGATCCCAACCGCTGGAACAAAAGACGAGGGCCTAGAATCAATGGCTCGTTGATCGCTAACACATTGGGGATCGTCTTTATCATTCTCGTCATTGCAGGTGTTTTGGCAAATCTCCTTTTTTAA
- the acpS gene encoding holo-ACP synthase, which translates to MIVGTGIDIAECKRIEAVLSRQPRFITRILTAEEQKRLDEMTHRRKIEFITGRFAIKEAFAKANGSGIGEAINWKDVEVFYTQNGAPMLVCPKLDDSIRVHASISHSRTYAIGQVILERA; encoded by the coding sequence ATGATTGTAGGCACCGGCATCGACATCGCGGAATGCAAAAGAATTGAAGCGGTCCTTTCAAGACAACCTCGTTTCATCACAAGAATTTTAACAGCGGAAGAGCAAAAAAGATTGGATGAGATGACCCATCGCCGAAAAATTGAATTTATCACCGGCAGGTTCGCGATTAAAGAGGCCTTCGCAAAGGCGAATGGAAGCGGGATCGGCGAAGCGATCAACTGGAAAGACGTGGAGGTTTTTTATACGCAAAACGGTGCGCCAATGCTCGTTTGCCCAAAGCTCGATGATTCGATCCGTGTGCACGCCTCAATTTCTCATTCCCGGACCTATGCCATCGGGCAAGTCATCTTGGAGAGAGCGTAG
- a CDS encoding LolA family protein, with amino-acid sequence MKKARWLSLVTLASLVLLAACGDKSQEEVIEELDETLQTMSGYQTEATMTMQTGQEPRQYDVEIAHMQSEENRYYRVELQNEDEEQNQMILRNDEGVFLLTPALNKSFRFQSDWPNNNSQIYLYESLIGDILTDTEREFAVEEDRYVFETNTNYQNQNLHQQEIVLNSDDLSPHAVRVFDEDYNTLVEVVFESFTLNETLDREAFDMDANMETGEEGEEPATVEEEEEDATTFDVFMPSHEPVNTELAESEEVETDVGKRVILTYEGDQPFTIVQQPASISAASGSSPTELGYGDPEMLGDVVGVLSEETLTWTSDGIEFIIASDSLESEEMSAIAESMTSTSTK; translated from the coding sequence ATGAAAAAAGCAAGATGGCTATCTTTGGTTACATTGGCTTCGCTCGTATTGCTGGCAGCTTGCGGTGACAAATCACAAGAAGAAGTCATTGAGGAGCTGGATGAGACACTGCAGACGATGAGCGGTTATCAGACGGAAGCGACGATGACGATGCAAACAGGACAAGAGCCACGGCAATATGATGTAGAGATCGCGCATATGCAAAGTGAAGAAAACCGGTACTATCGTGTCGAGCTGCAAAATGAAGACGAGGAACAGAATCAAATGATCCTGCGAAATGATGAAGGGGTTTTCCTCCTCACCCCGGCACTGAATAAAAGTTTTCGGTTTCAAAGCGACTGGCCAAATAATAACAGCCAAATCTATTTGTACGAGTCGTTAATCGGAGATATTTTAACAGATACCGAACGTGAATTTGCCGTGGAAGAGGATCGGTACGTATTTGAAACGAACACAAATTATCAAAATCAAAACCTTCATCAACAAGAAATTGTGCTCAATAGCGATGATTTGTCTCCGCACGCGGTTCGAGTGTTTGATGAAGACTATAACACCCTAGTGGAAGTCGTCTTTGAATCATTTACGCTCAATGAAACGTTAGATAGAGAAGCATTTGATATGGATGCGAATATGGAGACTGGGGAAGAAGGGGAAGAACCGGCAACGGTTGAAGAGGAAGAAGAGGATGCAACAACCTTCGACGTATTTATGCCCTCCCATGAACCAGTGAATACGGAGTTGGCCGAAAGTGAAGAAGTGGAGACAGATGTAGGCAAGCGTGTAATTTTAACGTATGAAGGGGATCAGCCGTTTACCATCGTCCAGCAGCCGGCAAGCATTTCTGCCGCTTCCGGATCATCACCAACGGAATTGGGCTATGGAGATCCGGAAATGTTGGGAGATGTAGTAGGTGTCCTATCAGAGGAAACGCTAACCTGGACAAGTGACGGGATTGAGTTTATCATTGCTTCCGATTCATTAGAGTCCGAAGAAATGTCCGCGATCGCTGAATCAATGACATCTACATCGACAAAATAA
- a CDS encoding reverse transcriptase domain-containing protein has translation MANLFLNELDWTLAEHRIRFVRYADDFLLFAKTEEDIEKAAEIIKRKTKLAELAFEIAEEKTKFVDFHDDDFDFLGFTFGHWRKRKKDGVPYYKAKTRKTLTISKEKWVEQVNPVIRGKVNDYHTIHKAIQLNAQYGIGSRCFYKTFGKELQAIDRYIRKRLRVAMIHDHPSQRKGWKMTMKWNNEFFARLGLVPCALSPQMVGLRTGKGETERVESSDGRSADRKRRNRAR, from the coding sequence ATAGCCAATCTATTTCTAAATGAATTGGACTGGACACTGGCGGAACACCGTATAAGATTTGTGAGATACGCTGATGACTTTCTTTTATTCGCCAAAACAGAAGAGGATATAGAGAAAGCAGCAGAGATCATAAAAAGAAAAACAAAGTTGGCAGAGTTAGCCTTCGAAATTGCGGAGGAGAAAACAAAGTTTGTGGACTTTCATGATGATGATTTCGACTTTCTCGGCTTCACTTTTGGACACTGGAGAAAGAGGAAGAAGGACGGGGTACCGTACTATAAGGCGAAAACCCGAAAGACACTAACGATAAGTAAAGAGAAATGGGTAGAACAGGTCAATCCAGTGATACGAGGGAAAGTAAATGATTACCACACGATCCACAAAGCTATACAACTGAATGCCCAGTATGGCATTGGCAGTAGATGCTTCTATAAAACCTTTGGCAAAGAGTTACAGGCCATAGACAGATATATAAGAAAAAGACTCCGTGTAGCGATGATCCATGACCATCCAAGCCAGAGAAAAGGGTGGAAAATGACAATGAAGTGGAACAATGAATTCTTTGCACGTCTAGGGCTCGTTCCTTGCGCGTTGAGTCCTCAGATGGTCGGTCTGCGGACCGGAAAAGGAGAAACCGAGCGTGTTGAGTCCTCAGATGGTCGGTCAGCGGACCGGAAAAGGAGAAATCGAGCGCGTTGA
- the alr gene encoding alanine racemase produces MDTHSVNQYRDTWIEIDVKAIASNVKSVKTLHHPDVNVMAVVKADGYGHGAVTVARTALESGADWLGVALLEEAVELRNAGVDAPILVLGPINPQDASVAQHYRISITAFQSEWLAEASPHLDPESALHVHLKCDTGMGRIGLTDEQTLLDMLKMLKSDKRFTFTGIFTHLATADEWGSEYLSRQLKAFQSYVQLAKEVAGPIPYIHYSNSAASLRYPGNDYNMVRFGISMYGLVPAVETATDIPVSLKPAMSLHSRLTHVKKVQPETSISYGATYQASEEEWIGTVPIGYGDGWLRANATNGGEVLVKGQRCPMVGRICMDQMMIRLPSEIPVGTKVTLIGKQKHEEISIEEVSERLSTITYEIPCLLNGRIPRVNI; encoded by the coding sequence GTGGACACTCACAGCGTTAATCAGTATCGAGACACTTGGATAGAAATCGATGTAAAAGCAATTGCAAGCAATGTCAAATCAGTAAAAACGCTTCATCATCCGGATGTTAACGTCATGGCAGTCGTGAAAGCGGACGGGTATGGCCATGGCGCGGTGACCGTTGCCCGGACGGCACTCGAATCAGGAGCGGATTGGCTTGGGGTAGCGCTTTTGGAAGAAGCGGTGGAACTAAGAAATGCAGGCGTAGACGCCCCAATTTTAGTGCTCGGTCCTATTAACCCTCAAGATGCTTCGGTCGCCCAACACTACCGTATTTCAATTACAGCTTTTCAAAGCGAGTGGCTGGCGGAGGCGAGCCCTCATCTTGATCCGGAGTCAGCTCTACACGTGCACCTGAAATGTGATACGGGGATGGGGAGAATTGGATTAACGGATGAACAGACCTTGCTGGATATGCTAAAGATGCTGAAGTCGGACAAGAGGTTTACGTTCACCGGAATTTTTACGCACCTGGCAACTGCAGATGAATGGGGAAGCGAGTACTTATCCCGGCAATTAAAAGCTTTTCAATCATATGTTCAGTTGGCCAAAGAAGTGGCCGGACCCATCCCTTATATTCATTACAGCAATAGTGCCGCGAGTTTGCGGTACCCGGGAAACGATTATAATATGGTTCGTTTTGGTATCTCGATGTATGGCCTTGTCCCCGCTGTCGAGACCGCGACGGATATTCCGGTTTCTTTAAAGCCGGCGATGTCCCTGCATAGTCGCTTGACACATGTAAAAAAAGTACAACCGGAAACGTCCATAAGTTATGGCGCCACGTATCAAGCAAGCGAAGAAGAATGGATCGGAACGGTACCGATCGGCTATGGGGATGGTTGGTTAAGGGCGAATGCAACAAACGGGGGGGAAGTGCTTGTGAAAGGGCAACGCTGTCCAATGGTTGGTAGAATATGCATGGATCAAATGATGATAAGGCTTCCCTCGGAAATCCCGGTCGGAACAAAAGTGACTTTAATCGGAAAACAGAAACATGAAGAAATCAGCATAGAAGAAGTATCGGAACGTCTCTCCACGATCACGTATGAAATTCCCTGCCTATTGAACGGCAGGATTCCCCGTGTAAATATATGA